One Xylanivirga thermophila DNA window includes the following coding sequences:
- a CDS encoding putative polysaccharide biosynthesis protein: protein MSKKSFVKGATILTVAGIVAKIIGALFRIPLGNTIKSEGMGFYQMAYPVYAFLLIVSTAGLPTAISKIVSEKIAVNDYRGAHRVFKVSFRLLTVIGITTTIIMLVGSPLFARMVRNKESIYCFISIAPALFFVSLLSAYRGYFQGMQNMTPTAVSQIVEQFGKLIMGLWLATLWIPNGPQYGAAGAILGVTLSEVAALVLVMGMYRGEKQKIYSNIRRSPKHMYYESTSSIVNRIANIAIPVTIGAAVMPFISFLDSVIVPGRLQYVGFSKREATSLFGILTGMVNPIINLPTVFTIALGMSLVPAIAESYAMKDRKSIVHKTTIGIKLTMLIGVPASIGMAVLSTPICKLLYARIDADEVLLAGNLLMILSIAVAFLTLIQTLTAILQGIGRVKTPVRNLFIGAILKVILTIILVGMPSINIKGAAVSTLVCYATAAILDFIAVIRYTKIPFSFSDFLIKPLLASIIMGGCVYFSYDRIFTALNSNTKATLLSIIIGILVYAIMLLLTGTIREQDLEMLPKGRTIARKLKKIGLLRKS from the coding sequence TTGAGCAAGAAATCATTCGTCAAAGGGGCTACCATTCTAACGGTAGCAGGGATAGTAGCAAAGATTATAGGAGCACTATTCCGTATTCCTTTGGGAAATACAATAAAATCGGAGGGTATGGGGTTTTATCAGATGGCATATCCTGTATATGCATTTTTGCTTATAGTATCTACAGCCGGTTTGCCTACTGCCATATCAAAGATAGTATCTGAAAAGATAGCTGTGAATGATTATAGAGGTGCCCATAGGGTTTTTAAGGTATCATTTCGATTACTCACTGTAATAGGTATAACTACTACTATCATAATGCTTGTTGGAAGTCCACTTTTTGCTCGCATGGTGAGAAACAAGGAGTCCATATATTGTTTTATATCAATAGCTCCCGCCTTGTTTTTTGTTTCTCTGCTATCGGCATACAGGGGATATTTTCAAGGTATGCAGAATATGACTCCTACTGCAGTATCACAGATAGTAGAGCAGTTTGGTAAGCTTATTATGGGTTTATGGCTGGCTACTCTCTGGATACCAAATGGACCCCAGTATGGAGCTGCAGGCGCCATATTAGGTGTTACCCTAAGTGAGGTTGCCGCCCTTGTACTGGTAATGGGTATGTATAGGGGAGAAAAACAAAAAATATATTCGAATATAAGAAGATCGCCAAAGCATATGTATTATGAATCTACATCTAGTATAGTAAACAGGATTGCAAATATTGCCATACCCGTTACTATAGGTGCAGCGGTGATGCCATTTATAAGCTTTTTAGATTCTGTAATTGTACCTGGTCGTTTGCAATATGTTGGATTTTCAAAACGGGAGGCTACTAGTCTGTTTGGCATTTTAACAGGTATGGTAAATCCCATAATAAATCTGCCTACAGTCTTTACCATAGCATTAGGTATGAGCCTTGTGCCTGCCATAGCCGAATCATATGCGATGAAGGATAGAAAATCCATAGTACATAAGACCACAATCGGCATAAAGCTTACCATGCTCATAGGTGTACCTGCTTCCATAGGTATGGCGGTGTTGTCAACACCCATATGCAAACTATTATATGCTAGGATAGATGCGGATGAAGTATTACTGGCTGGTAATCTTTTAATGATATTATCAATAGCAGTTGCATTTTTGACCCTTATACAGACTTTAACAGCAATATTACAGGGGATTGGCAGGGTAAAAACACCAGTTAGGAATCTATTTATAGGTGCGATTTTAAAGGTTATACTGACAATAATACTTGTAGGGATGCCATCTATAAATATAAAGGGTGCTGCTGTTAGTACTTTGGTATGCTATGCCACAGCTGCTATATTAGACTTTATAGCTGTTATTAGATATACTAAAATACCATTTTCATTTAGTGATTTTTTGATAAAGCCATTGTTGGCTAGTATTATAATGGGTGGATGTGTATATTTTTCCTACGATAGGATATTTACCGCATTAAACAGCAATACCAAGGCTACTCTTCTATCAATAATTATAGGAATTCTGGTATATGCTATTATGCTTCTTTTAACTGGTACGATACGGGAACAAGATCTTGAGATGTTACCAAAGGGGAGGACTATAGCTAGAAAACTAAAGAAGATAGGACTTTTAAGAAAATCATAA
- the spoVT gene encoding stage V sporulation protein T yields MKATGIVRRIDDLGRVVIPKEIRRTMRIREGDPLEIFTDREGEVILKKYSPIEELSYLAEEYVEAMYQILGFTVCVSDKDEIVSVGGPTKKEFLEKAVSQDLEELMEQKKTVTANRSEGSELYTITVNDDDTSKYSAQVIVPIMSMGDVIGSVIVLSKEPGVTMGELEVKMAETAANFLGRQMEQ; encoded by the coding sequence ATGAAAGCAACGGGTATAGTAAGGCGTATAGATGATTTGGGAAGGGTGGTTATTCCTAAAGAGATACGACGAACGATGCGTATTCGTGAAGGAGATCCCCTTGAAATATTTACTGACCGTGAAGGCGAAGTGATACTTAAAAAATATTCTCCCATAGAAGAGCTGAGCTATCTTGCAGAGGAATATGTTGAAGCAATGTACCAGATACTTGGTTTTACCGTATGCGTTAGTGACAAGGATGAGATAGTATCTGTAGGTGGTCCGACTAAAAAAGAATTTTTAGAGAAGGCAGTAAGCCAGGACCTAGAGGAATTAATGGAACAGAAAAAGACTGTAACAGCTAATCGCTCTGAAGGCAGCGAACTATATACAATTACTGTGAATGATGATGATACTTCGAAATATTCAGCTCAGGTAATTGTGCCAATTATGTCAATGGGTGATGTTATTGGTTCTGTTATAGTATTGTCTAAGGAACCTGGCGTTACTATGGGCGAATTGGAAGTGAAGATGGCGGAGACCGCTGCTAATTTCCTAGGTAGGCAGATGGAGCAATAA
- a CDS encoding peptidylprolyl isomerase, with product MNGIKRFGLLFMAIIIALSTAACGAVNVNPEKDKKRVVAEVNGDKILKEEFLELYNIQKSMLGITDEAESDASQKDNIKQVKSMVLDQVILNKIMYDKAKAAGFEVDENIKKETKEGILDEIEQNIKYQMYGEDDQPKEEELSKLVQQQYDASIKAYGLTEDRFIELIAKQDQISKYRDKELENVQITDDDIKKYYDEQLKKQKENPDEAENQEVMLYRPTGWLNVKHILIKLPDDEIVEHSSLVANDKKDEAKKYLDEKLKAIKPKADEVLAKAKAGENFEDLIKEYSEDKGMDIEQGYILNKNSSFVESFKDAAFKLKKEGDMTDLVASEYGYHIIKLYEKMPEHVFTIDETRDEIKVVLDYQKKNEKWQSMVDAWKKEAKIKKYEKRL from the coding sequence ATGAATGGTATAAAGAGGTTTGGGTTATTATTTATGGCCATAATCATTGCACTTTCAACTGCTGCATGCGGTGCAGTAAATGTTAACCCGGAGAAGGATAAGAAACGGGTAGTGGCAGAGGTGAATGGCGATAAAATACTAAAAGAGGAATTTTTAGAGCTATATAATATTCAAAAATCCATGTTGGGTATAACAGACGAGGCGGAATCTGATGCTAGCCAAAAGGATAATATAAAGCAAGTTAAATCCATGGTACTAGACCAGGTTATTTTAAACAAAATAATGTATGATAAGGCTAAGGCAGCTGGTTTTGAAGTGGATGAGAATATAAAGAAAGAGACAAAAGAAGGTATACTAGACGAGATAGAGCAGAATATTAAATATCAGATGTATGGTGAAGATGATCAGCCTAAAGAAGAGGAATTATCAAAGCTTGTACAGCAGCAATATGACGCTAGTATAAAAGCCTATGGATTAACAGAAGATCGTTTTATAGAGCTTATAGCAAAACAGGATCAGATATCAAAATATAGGGATAAAGAGCTTGAGAATGTACAAATTACAGATGATGACATAAAGAAGTATTACGATGAACAACTGAAAAAACAGAAGGAAAATCCAGATGAGGCTGAAAATCAGGAAGTTATGTTGTACAGGCCTACAGGTTGGCTAAATGTAAAACATATTCTTATAAAACTCCCTGATGATGAAATTGTTGAGCATTCTAGTCTTGTGGCAAATGATAAGAAAGATGAGGCTAAAAAATATCTAGATGAAAAACTTAAAGCTATAAAGCCAAAGGCAGACGAGGTACTGGCAAAGGCTAAGGCGGGAGAAAATTTTGAAGATCTAATAAAAGAATATAGTGAAGATAAAGGAATGGATATTGAGCAAGGGTATATACTGAACAAAAATTCTTCGTTTGTGGAATCGTTTAAGGATGCTGCTTTTAAACTTAAAAAAGAAGGAGATATGACCGATTTGGTAGCTAGTGAGTATGGCTATCATATTATAAAATTGTATGAAAAAATGCCGGAGCATGTATTTACCATTGATGAGACAAGGGATGAAATAAAGGTTGTATTAGATTATCAGAAAAAGAATGAGAAATGGCAGTCCATGGTAGATGCATGGAAAAAAGAAGCTAAGATAAAAAAATATGAAAAAAGATTATAA